A region of Ursus arctos isolate Adak ecotype North America unplaced genomic scaffold, UrsArc2.0 scaffold_31, whole genome shotgun sequence DNA encodes the following proteins:
- the LOC113264273 gene encoding histone H3.1, with amino-acid sequence MARTKQTARKSTGGKAPRKQLATKAARKSAPATGGVKKPHRYRPGTVALREIRRYQKSTELLIRKLPFQRLVREIAQDFKTDLRFQSSAVMALQEACEAYLVGLFEDTNLCAIHAKRVTIMPKDIQLARRIRGERA; translated from the coding sequence ATGGCTCGCACAAAGCAGACGGCGCGCAAGTCGACGGGCGGCAAGGCCCCGCGCAAGCAGCTGGCCACCAAGGCGGCCCGCAAGAGCGCGCCGGCCACGGGCGGCGTCAAGAAGCCGCACCGCTACCGGCCCGGCACGGTGGCCCTGCGCGAGATCCGGCGCTACCAGAAGTCCACCGAGCTGCTGATCCGCAAGCTGCCGTTCCAGCGGCTGGTGCGCGAGATCGCGCAGGACTTCAAGACCGACCTGCGCTTCCAGAGCTCGGCCGTCATGGCGCTGCAGGAGGCGTGCGAGGCCTACCTGGTGGGGCTCTTCGAGGACACCAACCTGTGCGCCATCCACGCCAAGCGCGTCACCATCATGCCCAAGGACATCCAGCTGGCGCGCCGCATCCGCGGGGAGAGGGCATAA
- the LOC113264280 gene encoding histone H2A type 1-B-like encodes MSGRGKQGGKTRAKTKTRSSRAGLQFPVGRVHRLLRKGNYSERVGAGAPVYLAAVLEYLTAEILELAGNAARDNKKTRIIPRHLQLAIRNDEELNKLLGRVTIAQGGVLPNIQAVLLPKKTESHHKAKGK; translated from the coding sequence ATGTCTGGCCGTGGAAAGCAGGGGGGTAAAACCCGAGCCAAGACTAAGACGCGCTCCTCGCGGGCCGGCCTTCAGTTCCCGGTGGGCCGTGTGCACCGTCTGCTCCGCAAAGGCAACTATTCGGAGCGGGTCGGGGCCGGCGCGCCCGTGTACCTGGCGGCCGTGCTGGAGTACCTGACGGCCGAGATCCTGGAGCTGGCGGGCAACGCGGCCCGCGACAACAAGAAGACGCGCATCATCCCGCGCCACCTGCAGCTGGCCATCCGCAACGACGAGGAGCTCAACAAGCTGCTGGGCCGCGTGACCATCGCGCAGGGCGGCGTCCTGCCCAACATCCAGGCCGTGCTGCTGCCCAAGAAGACTGAGAGCCACCACAAGGCCAAGGGGAAGTAA
- the LOC113264272 gene encoding histone H2B type 1-B, which translates to MPEPSKSAPAPKKGSKKAITKAQKKDGKKRKRSRKESYSIYVYKVLKQVHPDTGISSKAMGIMNSFVNDIFERIAGEASRLAHYNKRSTITSREIQTAVRLLLPGELAKHAVSEGTKAVTKYTSSK; encoded by the coding sequence ATGCCTGAGCCTTCGAAATCTGCTCCGGCCCCGAAGAAGGGTTCCAAGAAGGCCATCACTAAAGCGCAGAAGAAGGACGGAAAGAAGCGCAAGCGCAGCCGTAAGGAGAGCTATTCCATCTACGTGTACAAGGTGCTGAAACAGGTGCACCCCGACACCGGGATCTCGTCCAAGGCCATGGGCATCATGAACTCGTTCGTCAACGACATCTTCGAGCGCATCGCGGGCGAGGCGTCGCGCCTGGCGCATTACAACAAGCGCTCGACCATCACGTCCAGGGAGATCCAGACGGCCGTGCGCCTGCTGCTGCCCGGGGAGCTGGCCAAACACGCCGTGTCCGAGGGCACCAAGGCCGTCACCAAGTACACCAGCTCCAAGTGA